CAACATTAAGAGGTGGGCAATGTCTCATAGATTTCGGCTTTTGCATAGATTGCTATCCTGACCTCACATGTCTCTAGTGTGCTGGCTTGGGCCATGATGTTGTGTTTGCCATTTTGTTTTGATGCTATTCTAGGGGTCACATAGACCACCTAGGGCTATTCCGAATTCACCAAGGATTAAAGCAAAAAGGCAGAACCGGTGATCAGAGTGGTTAGTCTATTTGGATGTAACTATAATAACATCCGTCCGTTGAGAACCAAAGACAAGAAAAACTTATACGGTAAAAACCATATGATGTTCAAGCCCTTGGGGTTTTTGTAACTTTGAACCTCCTTGATAGTGTTATCATGAAGTTGAATGTTAGATAGGTTTTTAGTTGAGAATGAGAGCAAGTTGGCCAATTTTATTCCCATCTCTCCCCCCATGACACGTGCTAGGCTATTGTTTAGTAAAACACTTCTTTCCAAATTCTATCCCATCAACCACGTCTTTCTATCTTATCAACTTTTATCTCTTTTCCAGGCACGCGGGGGCTTTGATGCAGCTTATGCATATCATCTTCTTGTAACAGATAAAGTCatgattttttttggttagaacaGTTCCTAAAAGGTTGATTTGATTTCCGCGTTTCTTGATCCTTCCCTTGATCACAGAGCAAGCAAAGAAGCTTTgttggggggagggggagatGTAAGAGtgttttaatactcaaaaagttcgtttgaaaaaaaaaaggaaaaaaaaaaaaagactcgtttggtaaaaaaattaaaagtgttttgaagagtccaaaaagcctaaaaatgacaaaaaaacatttttgacaaaagcttaaaatgaaacttttgtcaaaaagctctttttgactaaAAAGCTCTATTTgttaaacgcaatctcaaacagactcttagaTTAGGTCTTCTACTTTAATTTGACTAGGAGTGCAGGAAGGTTTAATTGGATCTGGATTGTGTTTCCTACCCAATTCGACATAGAGTTAGGATCTAATCGAGAATTTTTGGGATAATAATTAATCCTGAAAAATCAGGGATTGAGACTcaatagagtaatgatataaagaagGCTAGAGTCTTCCCAAATAATAATTCTGAAAAATTAGGGATtgagacctagtagaataataatataagaaaagcTAGAGTTCTCCTAAATGtgacgtgatttttaaaatcaccattaaattttagataatcactattaaattttaatctattggtgactTTAAATATCATATCACATTTGGAAGGATTCTAGGCAAACTCTAGTCTTTCTTATATTATTGTTCAACCCATTAACACCCTTCAATTGGATTTCGGAATAAGGACTCCATACATCTTTTGTATTCTAAATGTCTCGATCTTGCTGTCTTGGAGTATATTAGTTGTGGGTTTTACCAATAGTGAATGGATCTTCTTAGCTAGTCCCAGGATGTATCCAATTCGGGGACCAGCTCTCGGTATATCAACCTGTCACGTTCTCCCGGGATGAATTTAATCTGGGAGTGACCCAGTATGAATATTCTTCATGTCTATGCCCATTCCAGAAGAAACCCTCTGTATTTGGGTTCTGTATTGATAGATCTTTGTGGGCCGGTGCTGGCCCTTAGCCCATGATTCTTTTGATGGGCTGGTAAAGGGGAGGATTATTCACAACACTTTTCTTGTAGGAACCAaatatattgagattgattgtcactttgctttcatcttcttcataaCTCACTGCAATTTATTCCATTacatctcatctcatctcagCTCGCAAACCTCTTCATAAAGTCACATCCTATAAAGCACTTTCGTCATCTTGTCTTTAGATTATgtgtaatttaatataaagtaTCATTctcaacaaaatgaaattaaaccGATGCAAATTTAAAGAGGAACCTGCAATTATAAACTAGCTTGCTTGACAGAATACTCCTTCCTCTTGAAGTAGACCTTTTTGTAAAATAGCTgcattatattttaattgagaGCCTTCAAGTTGGGCCTATAGATCGAGttgaagagtaatattataagtctctcttgtgtcacttttgtATCACTATAAGATGATATAGTTCTTAAAATCACAACTGAGCTTGTAATTGGTCATTATCAAATTTTGATCAagtgatgattttaaaagtgataataGAAACTTCTAGAATTATTCCGAGCTGAAAGCCCCTTGCTCAAGTTTGAAATTAATGATGCAAGGAATACATTCTTCTtcccatgaaaaaaaaaaaaaaaaaaacactttatttACTTCTCAAGACATACATCATTTTCCAGAAACATCTTCAGaaacatcttttatatatatatatatatattcccctAAGGgggatttttttctttaatctctgtgtatatatatatatatagagagagagagagacatgttCCATCTAGAGCCCTTCATGCTTGAACTTGGCCAGCTTTGAAAGCTCCTCAACAGCTTCAACCAAGTGATCAAGCCTAGCCACAAACTCGATAAGCAATGAAGTAAAGGTAGCCAGTGACAATGCTGCAGTGCTCTCCAATGCATTCATCCTTGGCAAATTGTCTGCGCTTGGGCCTCCCTCTTCTTCAAAAGCATCCATTGCTCTAGGCGGCCAAGAGTGCATCCTTCTTGACTGCTTCCTCATGTTCTCATGATAAGACTCTGTCCTTGCCAGATGCAGAGTCCCTGAGTTCCCACCATTTTCTTCAACATTTTCCACTTGGTTTGGGAGGTCGCCGCAGAGGGTGGATGAGAAGGTAGAAGAAAGCCTCGGCAGTTGCCTGGAAGAGCTGTCTGCTGGGGGCTCACAAGAGGATGTCAGCAGATAGGAGTGCATGTCTATGGCGCGTTGGAGTCTCTCTGTTGAGCTGTGAACCCTCTTCAGTAAAGAGGGTTTCATGCTTCTCTGCATGTTGCTCATATCTTTGCCCAACACCTTCACCAGCTCTGCAGCATGACTTGCAGCTTCTCGGATTTCTGATTGGAATGTGATTCGGAGGTTGTAGGGTGCCTACAAACCCATCAAGAAGGTGGAAATATGTGTTAACTTCATTatacatgatatatataattaacttcAAAATTCAGCATATATAAATTTTACTTTCACTAGTGAATACTGTCTAAAATACTCTcggtccttttttatttatttttttataaccagGGCATATGGGACTTCACTGCGACTAGATCCATAAGACATTGTGCAAATTAAAGCGCCCCCTCCACATTGCATAGCCTCAAGGAATTGTTTGTATTCCATAGGGGTTAACCTTAGACCTCATGTTTAATGAGGCACCAAGGCTAAgctgagtaatgttagaagtaaaacttttgtcttttttcatCTCTAAttgtaatgtggcttttaaaatcattattattggatcaaaattcagtaatgatcatctcaaatccaatgatattttaaaaactatattacCTTTGAGAGATAAAAATGTGACAAAAGTCCTACTTCTAACAATACTCGGACTGCTGAAGTCTGACCACTTAGCAGTGCTCAAGTAGCagattataaaagaaaatttgatcGATATCTTATAATACAGATTAGGACTAGTAAGTGGTCGACGCAAGCTCCATAAGTCGGAGTTAGCTAGTTTGCGTACCTCTGAAACGGccatgcagttttttttttttttttttcattgattgAACTGATGTGACACTATAAATTAGCAGATCCAACACAGCATGGCTGTACAAGAGATCATCTGCACTCCCCAAAACTAGcaatttttttatgtaaattgGAGGTTTATGTTTCGCTTAACGCATGGCCAACATGGAgatatgtaaaatatatatatatatagtcgcTAGCTCTGGGCAATATATGATATGCCTTTGACAATCTCCCATAAGATCTTCTGACTTGAAAGTTTTGATATGGACTCTGTTCAGTTCGTTTCTGAGTCCAAGCATGGCGCACATATATAGCTATTTTTGCCTCTCCCTCATCTGATCCAACCCAATATTTTACAACCCTCAcacacgcatatatatatatatatatatatatatatatatatatatatatatagagtatgCTTTGTAATCatagcaattttaaatttataatatcgTTATCTTATATTTCCAGTCTcaaaaaaaagtgacaattcaaaaaaaaaaaaaagagtaaaaattcTAGTGACCCATGACCACGGCCAACCTGTGGGTGTTCAAGGTATTTTGATATTGTGGTAAAAAAGTGTATGATATTAAAGAGCCTAACGTATTGTGGGTTGAAGTTGGTGGGAGTTATTAAAGTATAGCCacactaataattaattttgttaatgAAATCCTCTTAAGAGCCAGTGCTTTATGGATTATGGACTATATGGAGCTCCCTCTATTACCTCAACTgatccttttcttctttcagaAAAGACACTTGCTATGAACCAGGTCATATCATAGGAATCTTTGTAGTGAATGTTCTTGTGGAAATTTTGTGTTGTGCTGCAATTGATATTGAGATTGAGAGAACAAAGAATATATACCCACTATTGTctgaaatgatatatatatatatatatatatatatatatatatatatatatatatgttctttaaTTCCTagactaaaataaaagaatatgacACATCATTCTTGTGCAATCTTCCCTTAAATGGACGCGAAAAaggaaccaaaaacaaaaaagtcatAATACCAAACTACTGTTTGCTTCCCTTTCAAGTATTCGCTCTCAAAATTTTATATCAACATCTTTGAGTTCTGTCACACATCTTTCATATATAGATTCCTTAGTTTATAGCGTGTGCATATACACAGTTGAGAACGGGTTCTGATTCTACTAAGTGGTCTATGGATATTCCATATTATtgcatgttatatattatacttttatctgacaaaataaaaaatattaatcaaatttgGGGAATTCCCATGTCAAGTTAAATCCTAGCGAAATTATaatattgcaaactttttaaactcgaaatttttgtttataaaagttctataaaattaaataaagttttttccaaaaaaaaaaaaatactaaacaaattaatatgcCATATACCTGAATTTCTGAGTGTAGAACACCATGAAGAGCCATAACCTCGTAAGCACAATATCGTAAAACTGCTCCAACTTTAACGTACTCCGACCATGGATAGAAGAAGTGTAGGAACCTCCCATGTGGTGGCTCCCATTTTGCAGAACTAGCCTTTAACATGCAATTAATTACCATCGTTATTATTATATACTTGGGAAACTTTCTTTATATTGCAAAACCACTTATGGTTCGAACAGTACTATAAGTACTATAGTTttatgacttatatatatatatagttagaaTTGAGAGTGCTTGAAAAAGGGTTAAAAGTTGGAATAATATTACACTTACTCctatttggcttttaaaatcgtCATTAGATATGAGATGGATGTTTACTAGATTTTGatctaattgtgattttaaaagacaccattggatataaaaaaaaattgcataaaaaaataGGAGTAAATGTAGCATTCCTCTAAAAGTTATGTAGAGATGTAGAAATAGGTACCAAGGACTCTATTTTTGCAGAGGAGTTCAAGGTGCTTCGGCATTTCCTATAAGCAGGCTCGTCCGGAAACTCATCCATGACAGTCGTTGAGAATTCTGGATGTTCTAATCCTTCATCTTCTAAATATTTCTTCACACATTCTGGAGACAAATGACACTAATTATTATATTAGTTTgaatatccatatatatatatatatggttgtaaTATTGTCTTTGTATTTGTCATTtactttccatttcaattaaatatttgactGAAAAATGAATTTAGAAGCCAAATGAAAACGATTTGGGTTGACATTTGCGAATTGTCTTGATCCTGTATTGCATTTCTGAGAGTTCCTTAAACTGTATTACCTTCAAGAGAGTCAGCCACTGCAGTAAAACTGTCAACTAGTTCCTTGTGCAACTGCTCTCCTGCCCATATAGGGCAAACAAGCACATTCACTAGAACTGCTACAAACCCTCCAATGGCTATTGAATACAGTCGATCCATGGAAGTCTTAATAGGGTTTCCCATCCGGTAACCGGAGACGACGATCAAGCAAAAGGTGAAAAGGATGACCCTGAAGCCATACTCATATGGCGCAAATGATGGCAATAATTTCATGAATGATGTAACAGTCCCTGCATCAAAGttggttgaattgaaatatttatcagcggatcaatttaattatacaTAATCATTAGATTTGGAGGATTGGAGGATCTAGAGAAAGTACTTACCAATCAGAAAAATGCTAATGCCAATAACGAAAGGCTCAGCAACCTGGCCACTCCATAGACCTAACTGAGCAACGATGATGGCCAAGATTCCGGCAAGCAAGCTTCCAAGTGCTCGGTTGAATCCTCGATTAAACGTTGCACCTTAACAAATTCACAACCAAATTAAACCATTATATTCATCTCTTCTTATAAGCtaaactttttaaataagtggtgatttaacattgtATAAGATCATTTATGGGCTCTAAATTCGAACATTATTTCTGTCGTTCACCTTCCGGTTCaattaaatgatgatttaagaataacaagtgatgatttaagaGTAGGTTACCAATGAGTGTCACTATTTTCAAAGTACGTGCATGCAGCATGTAGCTGAGGGTTTTCAAGAAGTAATTAGGATCTGGTAATGGAATAAATGTAAATGTATTATgacatatgcatgcatgcatatacaTACCCACTGTATATTCGAACATGATGGCAACAGTGAGGATGGACCAGATGATGTTGGTGCCAAACACATCATAAGGTGCTTGGAATAGTATAAGCAAAGACACAAGAAGAACAGCTAGCCCCACTTTGAGAGAGAATAATACCCTGTTGCTGTCTTCTTTGCATAATTCCCATGCATGCCAAATCCAGTTTTTACATGAAAAGCTTTTCCCGGATTTCTTGCTTGCCTCAGGTAGCTTCTTCCCTTTGATAGATGAAGGGATATTGATCTCAAAGCTACCCTTTTTGCCATTCATTCTCCAATGAAGTAATATGATCACTACTCTTTCAACCCTCTTGCTTCTACAGCTCCGTTTTGTTAAGGTTCTTAATCAATTGCAGAACTCTCTGCAAAATAAGTGAACCTACTGAAGAAAGGGAGCTAGCTAGGGTTCAGATGAGGCTGGCTGAAGCCGGAGGAGGCGATGAGCTAGAGCTGAAGAAGAGTGGCTGATTTGGTGGTGGAAATAGTGTGAGAAGGAGAAAGTGATTTAAAGACAGGAGTGGAATTAACTTGTTGGTGCAACTAGGGAAGGAAAAGTATGTCTAGTCAGGAAAGatatatagagaaaaagaataatgctacaatAATTGAAGAG
This genomic interval from Corylus avellana chromosome ca3, CavTom2PMs-1.0 contains the following:
- the LOC132176495 gene encoding aluminum-activated malate transporter 9-like, with the protein product MNGKKGSFEINIPSSIKGKKLPEASKKSGKSFSCKNWIWHAWELCKEDSNRVLFSLKVGLAVLLVSLLILFQAPYDVFGTNIIWSILTVAIMFEYTVGATFNRGFNRALGSLLAGILAIIVAQLGLWSGQVAEPFVIGISIFLIGTVTSFMKLLPSFAPYEYGFRVILFTFCLIVVSGYRMGNPIKTSMDRLYSIAIGGFVAVLVNVLVCPIWAGEQLHKELVDSFTAVADSLEECVKKYLEDEGLEHPEFSTTVMDEFPDEPAYRKCRSTLNSSAKIESLASSAKWEPPHGRFLHFFYPWSEYVKVGAVLRYCAYEVMALHGVLHSEIQAPYNLRITFQSEIREAASHAAELVKVLGKDMSNMQRSMKPSLLKRVHSSTERLQRAIDMHSYLLTSSCEPPADSSSRQLPRLSSTFSSTLCGDLPNQVENVEENGGNSGTLHLARTESYHENMRKQSRRMHSWPPRAMDAFEEEGGPSADNLPRMNALESTAALSLATFTSLLIEFVARLDHLVEAVEELSKLAKFKHEGL